The Cloeon dipterum chromosome 3, ieCloDipt1.1, whole genome shotgun sequence genome includes a region encoding these proteins:
- the LOC135939785 gene encoding uncharacterized protein LOC135939785: MFIKENSSQFLFYFYTFYFLALPMLVKVVKYLMTNECTSLIREEMNMKILMCPALELYLALGLKVIDLTAFLSFCPIRLKYQYLKSAVIRISQFTPNIEELLVSSKTRRYYRKFDSLVDAEMLKALYQLTNLRVLQLDEWCCFEIKDVFQLCENLPGLQILSINFPDSFDDLDDFNYDRVECAAILKRSMSNLKEFIYTARNNETLKIECMRKRNLSNLHVLHQYSELFRPKEDYDPSTPNEVVPGYSNLRHLMILINIPFDYPEEDIHITHPHVTDLMMHWCEDPDWDWKSLNYILQFTNIESLTMLDFPTEVMFRFIDTFGAKLNALNIQHDDRQMEPFLNLNYIFTACPLLERLRLWLVINDPEPITFYARLKEVELNFSFPDGSSDEMVNILSAPDLEKVILSDPCLEDLIKLTSKVAEKDFLQKLKTLVIDLEVESFALFVNVDLFNGIVEFIKCAAACLSNLTTLKFYLNDRRSEYSTLAKSLRNGRTTNEEFPDVTAFFSGANINNESISWFVDEKLISILDSYTESGILIGEKIKYVY; encoded by the exons atgtttattaaagaaaattccagtcaatttttattttatttctatacattttattttttagctttacCCATGCTTGTGAAGGTTGTGAAATACTTAATGACTAATGAGTGCACGAGTCTGATTCGGGAGGAAATGAACATGAAAATCTTGATGTGCCCTGCTCTGGAGCTCTACTTGGCGCTTGGTCTCAAGGTCATCGACTTGACCGCCTTTTTGTCTTTCTGTCCGATTCGGCTGAAAtaccaatatttaaaatcg GCAGTGATTAGGATTTCGCAGTTTACTCCCAATATCGAAGAGCTTTTGGTGTCGAGCAAAACACGTCGGTACTACAGAAAATTCGATTCGCTCGTGGATGCTGAGATGTTGAAGGCGCTGTACCAGCTTACAAATCTGCGGGTCCTTCAGCTGGATGAATGGTGCTGCTTCGAAATAAAAGACGTTTTCCAACTGTGCGAAAATCTGCCAGGCCTGCAAATCCTCAGTATCAACTTCCCAGACAGCTTTGACGACTTGgacgattttaattatgatcGTGTCGAATGTGCGGCAATATTGAAAAGAAGCATGTCGAATTTGAAAGAGTTTATCTACACGGCAAGGAACAATGAAACTCTTAAAATAGAGTGCATGAGGAAGAGGAATCTTTCGAATTTGCATGTTTTACATCAGTATTCTGAGCTCTTCCGTCCGAAAGAAGATTACGACCCCTCTACTCCAAATGAAGTAGTCCCTGGATACTCAAATCTGCGACACTTAATGATACTTATCAATATACCGTTCGATTACCCAGAGGAGGACATTCACATAACACATCCTCACGTCACTGACTTGATG ATGCATTGGTGCGAAGACCCAGACTGGGATTGGAAGAGTTTGAATTACATTCTGCAGTTCACCAATATTGAGAGCTTGACTATGCTCGACTTCCCGACCGAGGTTATGTTCCGCTTTATTGACACCTTCGGAGCTAAATTAAACGCACTGAACATCCAACACGACGACCGCCAGATGGAACCGttcctgaatttaaattacattttcactGCTTGCCCTTTGCTTGAGAGACTACGGCTGTGGCTAGTCATCAACGACCCAGAACCGATCACATTTTACGCTCGTCTAAAAGAAGTCGAATTGAATTTCTCGTT CCCGGACGGAAGCAGCGACGAGATGGTGAATATTTTGAGTGCGCCTGACTTAGAGAAAGTCATCCTGAGCGACCCCTGCCTCGAAGATCTGATTAAACTAACTTCAAAAGTGGCCGAGAAAGATTTCCTACAGAAGCTCAAGACTCTCGTCATAGATCTGGAGGTCGAATCCTTTGCACTTTTCGTCAACGTGGACCTATTTAATGGAATCGTTGAGTTCATCAAATGCGCGGCAGCGTGCCTGAGCAATTTGACGACCTTGAAGTTCTACTTAAATGATCGAAGAAGTGAATATTCCACGCTTGCAAAAAGTTTGAGGAATGGAAGGACAACTAATGAAGAGTTTCCAGACGTGACTGCCTTTTTCTCCGGCGCTAATATTAACAACGAATCAATCAGCTGGTTCGTGGATGAAAAACTCATAAGCATTCTCGACAGTTATACTGAAAGTGGAATTTTGATcggagagaaaattaaatatgtttattaa
- the LOC135939786 gene encoding tetratricopeptide repeat protein 19 homolog, mitochondrial-like, which produces MNWSRLCSALWSKSLRFILTPVTTQISRTAVQRLSPSSWSRRFCSFSSPKQFHNQNYSKFILISGVMSFLGLEKEKEEKDDELIMTLKRSVLLMQQGDLAKAEQMLHLALRLAQERMSVDGITYTYDLMANLALERGELAKAEKLFLTVMNRLLVAGAQENDNKILHMSIKLANIFADGFFEGKDASKAQELCSKAHNGYDFCKERLQKKIDSGDNDSDTYLLLSLAYEGEGRLYAGQEMLPKARLSYEKALEWSKRGKDTDERMSSLLGYLGYISGMQAEIPAAMHYLEEAIAIARKNNGEQLQSMLVNLGMLKLYNGALAEARNSCKEGFNLSRQAKDSETENEAVRCLEEVNVAFKNKK; this is translated from the exons ATGAATTGGTCCAGGTTGTGCTCTGCTTTATGGAGCAAATCTCTCAGGTTTATTTTGACACCTGTCACCACGCAAATCTCGAGGACCGCCGTGCAACGGCTGTCACCTTCCTCCTGGTCTAGACGTTTTTGCTCATTCTCGTCACCAAAGCAATTTCACAATCAAAATTAcagtaaatttattctaatctCTGGCGTAATGTCATTTTTGGGAttggaaaaagagaaagaggagAAAGATGATGAGCTGATAATGACTCTAAAAAGATCCGTCCTTTTAATGCAG caaggGGACCTGGCCAAAGCTGAACAAATGCTACACTTGGCTCTGCGCTTGGCCCAGGAAAGGATGTCCGTGGATGGAATTACTTACACATATGACCTGATGGCGAATTTGGCGCTGGAGAGGGGTGAACTGGCGAAGGCAGAAAAGCTATTCCTGACTGTGATGAATAGGCTTCTAGTCGCTGGAGCTCAAGAGAATGACAACAAAATCTTACATATGAGTATCAAGCTGGCAAACATCTTTGCCGACGGATTTTTTGAAGGGAAAGATGCAAGCAAGGCTCAGGAGCTGTGCTCCAAAGCACATAATGGATATGA tttTTGCAAAGAGAGGCTGCAGAAGAAAATTGACTCTGGTGACAACGACAGCGACACGTATCTGCTGCTCAGTTTGGCCTATGAGGGTGAAGGACGATTGTATGCAGGACAAGAGATGCTGCCTAAAGCCCGGCTAAGCTATGAAAAAGCACTCGAGTGGAGCAAAAGAGGCAAAGACACCGACGAGCGGATGTCATCACTTCTTGGCTACCTCGGCTACATAAGCGGCATGCAAGCTGAAATTCCTGCTGCTATGCATTACCTGGAGGAGGCGATCGCGATTGCCAGGAAAAACAATGGTGAACAATTGCAATCAATGCTTGTTAATTTGGGTATGCTTAAATTATACAATGGAGCTCTGGCTGAAGCTAGAAACAGTTGCAAAGAGGGCTTTAATTTATCCCGACAGGCCAAAGACTCTGAAACGGAAAATGAAGCTGTTCGGTGTTTAGAAGAAGTTAAtgtagcttttaaaaataaaaaataa